AAGGAGATTTTGAATAATGGGATAGATAACATGCATTTCAGGAGAGCTCTGACAGGAGACTCAAGAGAACTTTGGGAACATATCAAAGAAGCTTGCAGTTCGGTGACTCTAAATGAAGATAAAGATAAAGTGAAATGGACACTGACAAAAAAAGGGTTTTATACTGTGAAATCCTTTTACAGACATTTGATAGAAAATGGTATTAAATACCCACACCTGTACATGTGGAAAACTAAAATGCCACCTAGAGTCAAAGTTTTTATGTGGTTGGCTCTTCCAAATAGCATTCTTACAAAAGATAATTTGCTTCGCAGGGGGTGGAAAGGTGATGAAAAATGTCCCTTCTGTGGGCATAAAGAAAGCATAAACCACCTCTTCATTTCCTGCTCTGTTGCTAGGTTACTATGGAACATTTTGAAATGTGCTTTCAATTTAAAAGGCATTCCAGAAGATCTAGACCTGGTAATGACAAACTGGGTTAAAACTTTTGGCAAATATGAGAGGGGCTTGGTTATGATAGGAATTTCTGCGATATGCTGGACTATTTGGAAATTAAGAAACAGTGTTGTATTTGATAACAACAGGGTAAATGACCCCTGTGTACCTGTTAATTTGCTTCTTAAAAATTTGCATGATTGGAATGTTTTGCAAAAAAACCCTGCAAGAAGTGAGatgatggaggcaggagtgaaacaTGTCGGTGAGGTGGCTGGAGAAGTGTTTAAAGCAGCACATGGATGGCGCCTAGAGACTAGGAGAATTCTGGGGTGACCAGATCCAAACTCTTCGGGATCACTCCCTAGTGCTGCAAAAAAGATGGACGCTTCAACAAGCTGCATCAACTTACCTTCTGTTTTTCATCCTGCTCTTCGGCCTTTTGTTTCTCGGGGCAGAAATAAAAATGTATGATGATGGATACCTGTTTAGAGGAGGGCTGTCTATGTTGCCTCTTTGAACTACTTTCTGTTTCTAAAACTTCGTTCTACGCCAGGTGCTGGGACCTGTTCGAGCCCAGGCCTTAGATCTCTTGTGAGGTGCTGCTTTGGGGGCCAATATGGGAGGGGGGGTGGCTTTCCCCCTCCCTCAATATCTAGCTCTTCGCAGAGATACGTTGTAGTAGCTTTATGTTTTTTTTTACTTCCTCTGTAAGGCATGGTGATTTCTCTTAATGGAAATCAAAGAGAGAGctctcttttatcaaaaaaaagGTGTGTCTAAATATAAAAAATTGAAGGAGCAAAACAAAAAAATTCCACTAGTCTTGCTGGAGTTTGAGAATTCAGCAGCCTGTCAACTTGGGGTTCTCACTTGAAAATTCCAACAAGAAATAGCGTTGCAATGTAGCATCTGTATGCCTAATGCCAAATTTGTCAAGTATCATGAATCAGACTTGGAACGTAAAGAAACAGCAGGACAGAAGTGGAATGATCCATCATCCATGTTTTTATTTCACCCAAAACATGACGTCTGctattttttgagaaaaaaaagTGAATATGTTACTGGACCACCTTACTTGAGCATAACATGCGCAGACTAATCCTGCGATTTCACGTACATAGCTTAATGAAATACTATGTGTGAAGATGCACACTTGAGGACAGTAAGAAGCATTACCGTACTGAAGTGGGATGCTTTTATTATTCCTTAAAGAAGAAGTTGTAATTAATAATCATCCATTAGAATTAGATTACGGTTGGAGGAGCTAGTCGGCTGAGACGACGACGATCACTTGCAGGGTGGAAGTGGAGTCCCACAGAGTCCCTTGTTGTGCTGGAAGCAGTACCGATCAAACCGATCCATGTTGCCGCCGATGGGCACTCTGCCGCTGAGGCGGTTGTAGCTGACGTTCAAATACTGCAGTTTGGCCACCAACGGGGGGAGCGCACCGTAGACGTCGTCGTGGCTGATGTCCAACATGCCGAGCTGCGATGGCAGCGTCACGGCAGAGAGGTTGAAGCTGAAGGCATTGCGCGACAGGTCCAGGCTCTCCAGCGACTTGTTCAGGCCGAACAGGAGCAAGGCCTCGCCGGCGAGGGCGTTGTGCGACAAGTCGAGGCTCGAGAACCTCACGGCGGCGAAGTCGGCGGGGACGCCGCCGGTGAGGTTGTTATGGGAGAGGCTGAGGTAGGCCGTGTCGTTGGTCCTGCTGAGGAGGAGAGGCGGTATGGTTCCCGTGAGGCGGTTGCCGGCGAGGTcgaggaaggagaggttggggacgTCGGCGAGCGACGCCGGGATGGGGCCCGTGAGCGAGTTGAAGGAGAGCCTGAGGTAGGTGAGCTTGGTGAGCCTCGACAGGAACGAGGGCACGGGGCCGGAGATGCCCGTGTAGGAGACGTCGACGAAGTTGAGGTTGGAAAGCCGGGCGAGGTCGCGCGGGATAGTGCCGTTCACGCCCGGCACGTGGATGAGGATGAGCTGCTGCAGCGCGGTGAGGCGGGCGACGGAGGCgccgggcaagggcccgacgaggcTGGCGTCGCGGAGGAAGGAGACGGCCACCACGCGGCGTAAGGTGTAGGGGGAGGCGGAGAGGTCGCAGAAGACGCTGATCCACTCGCAGCAGGGGTAGTCCGGAGTCCATGACTGGAAGTAGGAGGCGTTGCCGAAGCCTGCCTTGATGGCCAGCAGCGCGGCCTTGTCGCCGGCGTGGCATTCGTTCTTCGTCCGTGCTGCCGCGGCCGCAGCCGCTATTGTGGCGAGGAGCAGGACGAGTGCCACGGTGGCGCAGCGTCCGAGTGATGGGGCGCGCATCTTCATATCTTAATTTCTGAATGAATGGATATGGATGGCGAGTGAGATGATGATGTATATGTATACACTTGCAAGTTGCAAAGTTTGGTACTCAGAAACTAAGATGGGAAATCAGAAACTGCATGCAGGAGAAGGCACTACCTTAACCGTgggtgcctgcctgcctgcctgtttTCAGATTAATTTGTGCAGCTGCAGGCAATAATACGTGCGTGAATGAAGCACATTTTTGGAGTGAAATGAGATCTTGCAACATCCAACGGGCTTCGTTTCTTGCCTGCTGCCAATTTACGCACGTGGCGATGGTGACCTGGTGGTCCATTCAAGTCAACCAGTTGCTTCGCTGGTTGA
This region of Triticum aestivum cultivar Chinese Spring chromosome 2D, IWGSC CS RefSeq v2.1, whole genome shotgun sequence genomic DNA includes:
- the LOC123050091 gene encoding polygalacturonase inhibitor-like, which encodes MKMRAPSLGRCATVALVLLLATIAAAAAAARTKNECHAGDKAALLAIKAGFGNASYFQSWTPDYPCCEWISVFCDLSASPYTLRRVVAVSFLRDASLVGPLPGASVARLTALQQLILIHVPGVNGTIPRDLARLSNLNFVDVSYTGISGPVPSFLSRLTKLTYLRLSFNSLTGPIPASLADVPNLSFLDLAGNRLTGTIPPLLLSRTNDTAYLSLSHNNLTGGVPADFAAVRFSSLDLSHNALAGEALLLFGLNKSLESLDLSRNAFSFNLSAVTLPSQLGMLDISHDDVYGALPPLVAKLQYLNVSYNRLSGRVPIGGNMDRFDRYCFQHNKGLCGTPLPPCK